GTGACTGCCCGATCGGTCGTCGCCGACGCCATCGCGACCGATCCGGTCGATCCGGCCGAGACAGCACGTGGAGCCGGTGGGGCCGAGAGCTGGCCGGAGGGACGGTAGCGTGTCCGGGCGCACCCGTCGCGGGATCGCGGTCACGATCCTGCAGTACGCGGTCGGGCTGGCGGCGCTCGCGTGGCTACTCACGCAGATCGACATCGCGAACGTCCTGAATCTGCTCGGGAACCTGGACGCGGCGACGATTCTGGCCGTGCTGGCCGTGAGCGTCGCCGGCCTGCTGGCGCGGTTTTACACCTGGTACGTCGTGAGCCGACCGTTCGGGGCGGTTCGCTACCGCGAGGCCGCCAGCGCCGATCTGATCGTGAAGTTCGTCAACCAGTTGCTCCCCTCCCGGCTCTCCGGGCGGGTCGCAGCGCCCTTCGTCATCCGGAGCCAGACCGGGATCGGCTACGCCGACGCGACGGCCGTGGCGGGCGTCCACACCGGAATTTACGCTGTGTACTACGGTCTCGTCGCACTGGTCGGCGTGGGCTTCGTCTTCGGACGGCTCCCCTGGGGCCTGCTCGCGCTGGTCGGGATGTCGACCGCCCTCTACGTCGCCGCCGGCGGGTTCGTGTTGCTCGCCGGGATGAACCTCGAATTCCTGGATCGGCTCATCGAGGGGTTCGCCGGCCTCGTCGCTCGCGTTCCCCGG
This Halorientalis sp. IM1011 DNA region includes the following protein-coding sequences:
- a CDS encoding lysylphosphatidylglycerol synthase transmembrane domain-containing protein gives rise to the protein MSGRTRRGIAVTILQYAVGLAALAWLLTQIDIANVLNLLGNLDAATILAVLAVSVAGLLARFYTWYVVSRPFGAVRYREAASADLIVKFVNQLLPSRLSGRVAAPFVIRSQTGIGYADATAVAGVHTGIYAVYYGLVALVGVGFVFGRLPWGLLALVGMSTALYVAAGGFVLLAGMNLEFLDRLIEGFAGLVARVPRVGGRIAERLHNITEYTTESTDSFRRLTTDPRVWLQYGVGWLGALVLAPGLRVLLLLWGFGSGFEPAVLLPLVLVAAYSVTLLPLTPGGVGVTEATATAVFVALGVPGDVIVTVVLIDRFLGTYLPAVAGWYPSLKVDVSSLAPDQEA